Proteins co-encoded in one Burkholderia gladioli genomic window:
- the merE gene encoding broad-spectrum mercury transporter MerE, protein MNSPERLPSETHKPITGYLWGALAVLTCPCHLPILAIVLAGTTAGAFIGEYWGIAALTLTGLFVLSVTRLLRAFKDRSCALPIETNHAVATLPHAGIKFG, encoded by the coding sequence TGAACAGCCCCGAGCGCTTGCCGTCCGAGACGCACAAACCGATCACCGGCTACCTGTGGGGCGCGCTGGCCGTGCTCACCTGTCCCTGCCATTTGCCGATTCTCGCCATTGTGCTGGCCGGCACGACGGCCGGCGCGTTCATCGGAGAGTACTGGGGTATCGCAGCCCTCACGCTGACCGGTTTGTTCGTCCTGTCTGTGACACGACTGCTGCGGGCCTTCAAAGATCGATCATGCGCGCTTCCCATTGAGACAAACCACGCTGTCGCTACGTTGCCTCATGCCGGCATCAAATTCGGCTGA